The Rhizobium sp. WSM4643 genome contains the following window.
TCCTCGGCTTCGCCGATACGGCCGAGAGCCGTCTGTGAGGCAAGCAATGCGGCGAACTCCGGGTTCTTGTCCAGCGCAGCGTCGGCAAGAATGGTGCGGATGGGACCGGGCGAGATAGCATTGGCGCGGATCCTGCGATCGCCGAACTCCTTCGCCTGATAGCGGGTCAACGTTTCAAGTCCGGACTTGAGGGCTGCATAGGGCGCGACACCTGCTGTTGCGACGCGAACCGAAGCGCTTGTTACATTGAGGATCACGCCGCCATCGACCATCAGCGGCAGCAAGGCCTGCGTCAGGAAGAACGGCCCTTTCAGGTGGACATTCATCAGAGCGTCGAACTGGCCTGTCGTCACCGTCTCCATGAGATTGAACATGCCGAAACCGGCATTGTTGACGAGGCAGTCAAACGTATTCCGGCCCCAATAAGTGGAAAGCAGCCGTTTCACCTCTGTCACGAAGGCCGGAAAGCTGTCGGCATCACCGACATCGAGGGCAAGCGCAACGGCTTGACCACCTTCTGCCTTGATCTCGGCGATGACGTCATCCGCACCTGGCTTGTGGCTGTTGTAGGTGAGGATGACACCCATGCCGCGCCTTGAGCATTCCTGCGCTGCCGATTGACCAATGCCACGGCTGCCGCCGGTAATGATTGCGATTTTCATCTCTGTCTCCTTTTGCTTCGATGGCCGGAAGCTATGGGAAACAGCCGGCCTGCACTCCGCCGGAAACTGCCTCGTTCTTGCCTATTCCTGCTTTTGCCTTGCGTCCCATCATTTGCTGGTCCAGGATTTCGCCATGCAAACGATGCTCGAAGAGATGCGCCGCTTGACGGCCCATGCTGAAAACCGCCCGACGGAAACCGGCATCCCCGGCATCCTGATGGTCAAGGGCGAGATCCCCGAACACAAGCTTGGCGCCGTCTATGAGCCGATGGTCAACCTGATCCTTGATGGCAGCAAGACGCTGACGATCGCCGGGCAAGACTATTATTACGATCCAGCGAGCTACTTCGTGATATCGATCGATGTGCCGGCGACGGGCATGGTGCAGCAGGCAGGTCCCGACCGGCCCTATATCGGCGTCAGCCTATCGCTCGATCCGGCAAGGGTCGCAGCGCTTCTCCTGGATCTTCCGCCGCAATCCTATCAGGAGGGACAAACCGGCGGCTATTCCGTCTGTCGCATGACGCCGGAACTTCTGGGTGCCTGGCTGAGGATGCTGCAGCTCATGGAGCGCCCACAGGATGTCCCTGCCCTTGCCCCGGCCTACGAACGCGAAATCCTCTATCGCGTGCTGCAGGGACCGCAGGGCTGGATGCTGCGCGATATCGCAGCACCTGATAGCGCCCTGTCGCGGATACGGCTCGCCATCCGCTGGGTTCGCGAACACTATTCGGAAGCGGTCGAGGTCGAAAAACTCGCCGCCCTCACCGCCATGAGCGTCTCGGCCTTTCATCGCCATTTCAAAGCTGTGACGGCGATGAGCCCGATCCAGTTCCAAAAGCGCATCCGCCTGTTGCAGGCCCGCCAGCTTCTGATTTCCCAATCCGGAAATGCATCCTCCGTCGCCTATTCCGTGGGCTACGAAAGCGCTTCCCAATTCACCAGGGAATATGCACGCTTCTTTGGCCAGCCGCCGGCGCGCGACGCCTCGCTGATAAGAGAAAATATCAGGCCTGCCGCCTGATGCTTTTTGGGTCTAGTGCCCGCTCTTGGCTGGCGGCGCCTCTTCGGCAGCGGCTTTTGCTGGAGTGGCTGCATCCTTGGGCGCTACGCCGTGCCCGCCGGCTGCCTTGCCCTCACCCTTTGTGGAAGCAACCGCGACCGGGTCGACGCAATCCTCGGGATCCTTGAAAGCGGCGCTGATCATGACGATCTCGTCAAACGGCATCTCTATCCGCTCGCCAAAGAACAGTCCGTTTTCGCTGGCCTTGCCGTCATAGTAGCGCGCTGTATAGGACTTGTCGTCGAGGCCGGGAACGGTCTTGTCGGGATGCGGGATATAGACGACATCGGCGCCGATCGCGCGGCCGCGAATGTCGGCACGCAACGTCGGGCCGTTCTCGTCGAGCACCACCACCTGGACCAGATCCGGCTTCTGCGCGGCATAAACGGCTTGGGCGACCCGAAGCGCGGTCTTGACGCGGGTCATCCCATCGGTCGGTTCGGTCTTGATGTATTTCCGCACCCAGACGTGGTCCTGCTTCCGGATCGTCACCAGGTTGACGTCGCTGCATTCGAGCCCGTAGCCACCATCAGTTGCACCGATCAGCCTGTCCTTGCCGACATAGACCGCCGCACCGCCGGACACGCCCATGAGAAGAGCGACTCCACCGATGATGATTGCCAATTTCCGGGAAGGCCGGAAGATGCGCAGTAAGGCCTTCACGCCAACTGCTCCGCCATCTGAAACTCCAACGCAGGACAAGTGCTAAGAACGCTAAGGAAATGACGTTTCCGAAAGTTTAAGTGGGCATGCGAAGCCTGACCCATTTTGGGAAAACACCAAAAAAGGTCCGCTTTTTCCGGCCGCTTGCCACAGCCTGTTCCGCCATGCTCTAAACGCCCATGGCCTTCACGCTTCGCCAGGTTCAATATTTCGTCGCCGTCGCCGAACAGGGTTCGGTGACGCGAGCCGCGCAGAATCTTTCGATCTCGCAATCCTCGGTGACGGAAGCACTGAAGGAGCTCGAAACCGACCTCGGCGTCGAGCTGTTCGAGCGCCATCCGCGCGGCCTGACGATCACCCATAACGGCCACCAATTCCTGCGTCACGCGACGAAGATCCTCGCCTCTGTCTCCGATGCTCGGACCAGCTTTTCCGGCCAGCAAAGCGCTCTTTCCGGCACGCTGAACATCGGCGTTACCTCGCTTGTCGCCGGCTACGTGCTCTCCGACCTGCTGGCGCGATACCGCCGCGCCTGTCCGGGCATCGAGGTCAGCGCTATCGAGGACAATGGCGGTTATCTCGAACATCTGCTGGTCGGCGGCGAATTGGATGTCGCCGTGATGGTGATATCAAACCTGCGCGACCGCATGGCGCTGCAGGCGGAAATCTTGGAGACCTCGCCCTATCGACTATGGCTGCCGATGGGCCATCCACTGGTGTCGGCCGACATCATCTCGGTCGCCGATATCGCCCGCGAACCGCTGATCATGCTGACGGTCGACGAAATCGAGGAGAATACCGGCAAGCTGCTCTCAGCCCTCGGCGCCCGCCCGCATGTCGCCTTCCGCACCCGCTCGGTGGAGGCGGTGCGCAGCCTGGTTGCGACAGGCGCCGGCGTGGCGCTGCTTCCCGATCTTGTCTACCGTCCATGGTCGCTGGAAGGCGACCGCATCGAGAGCCGCGACGTCTCCGGATCGCTGCCGGTCGTTCAGGTCGGCATGGTCTGGCGCAAAGGCTCCAGCCTGCCGCAGGCGGCGCGCGATTTCGTCGGTATCGCCGAGAGCTTAAGATCCGGTCGCATCCGCTGATATCGGAATTTCCGATATCGCCCTTCTGATAAATGAATTTGCGAAAGCGGCTTTTTCGCGTCACCTTTTCACCTGGGAACAAACCGCCACAGAAGTGGCAAACCGGGAGACGGATGATGACGAATCTGTTGAAATCCTGCACGGCAGCGCTCGCCTGCCTGAGCTTCGCGACACAGGGAATCGCCGCCGAACCGCTGAAGGCCTTGGGCAAGGGCGAAGGTGCAGTCAGCATCGTGGCCTGGGCCGGCTATATCGAGCGCGGCGAAACCGATAAGAATTACGACTGGGTCACCGATTTCGAAAAGGAGACCGGCTGCAAGGTCTCCGTCAAGACCGCCGCCACCTCCGATGAAATGGTATCGCTGATGAACGAGGGCGGCTTCGATCTCGTCACCGCATCGGGCGACGCCTCGCTCCGCCTCATCGCCGGCAAACGTGTCCAGCCGATCAACACCGATCTGATCCCGAGCTTCAAGACCGTCGACGAGCGCCTGCAGAACGGCCCGTGGTACACGGTCGGCGGCGTGCATTACGGCGTGCCCTATCTCTGGGGGCCGAACGTGCTGATGTACAATACCGACGCCTTCAAGGACAAGGCGCCGACCAGCTGGAATGTCGTCTTCGAAGAGCAGACGCTGCCCGACGGCAAGTCGAACAAGGGCCGCGTCCAGGCCTATGACGGCGCAATCTACATTGCCGACGCCGCGATGTATCTGATGGCCCATAAGCCGGATCTCGGCATCAAGGACCCCTACGAGCTGAACGAGGACCAGTACAAGGCCGCCCTCGACCTCTTGCGCGGCCAGCGCAAGCTCGTCTCGCGCTACTGGCACGACGCGATGATCCAGATCGACGATTTCAAGAACGAAGGCGTCGTCGCTTCCGGCTCCTGGCCCTTCCAGGTGAACCTGCTGCAGGCCGACAAGCAGAAGATCGCCTCCACCTTCCCGGATGAAGGCGTGACCGGCTGGGCCGATACCACCATGCTGCACGCCGACAGCGAGCATCCGAACTGCGCCTATATGTGGATGGAACATTCGCTGAAGGCCAAGGTCCAGGGCGACGCCGCCGCCTGGTTCGGCGCCGTTCCCTCCGTTCCCGCCGCCTGCAAGGGCAACGAACTGATGGGCGATGCCGGCTGCGCCACCAACGGCTTCGATCACTTCGACAAGATCAAGTTCTGGAAGACCCCGGTCGCCAAATGCGCCACCCAGAGCGAATGCGTGCCGTACCATCGTTGGGTGTCGGATTATATCGGCGTGATCGGCGGGCGGTAATTTACGTCCTCACCGAGATGACCGTTGTAGCGTGAGACCCCTTCCCAACCCCTCCCCACAAGGGAGGGGCTCCGAGTGGCACCGCCGAATTCCTGCCGAAACACCAAGGTATTTGCGAAAGGGGTACGGCAGATTAAGCCCCTTCCCCTCGTGGGGAGGGGTTTGGGGCGGGGTCATATGAACCAAGACCGCAGCCTTTCTAAAAGCAAAGAAGCCGGAGCCCCCAATGACGTCAGCCGTCCGTTTCCAGCAGGTATCGCGCCATTTCGGTCAGGTTCGCGCCGTCGACGGCGTCGATCTCGAGATTGCGCCGGGCGAGTTCTTCGCGATGCTTGGCCCCTCCGGCTCGGGCAAGACGACGTGCTTGCGATTGATAGCCGGCTTCGAACAGCCGACATCGGGCCATATCCAGATCTTCGGCGAGACGGCCGAGGGCGTCCCGCCCTATCGCCGCAACGTCAACACCGTATTCCAGGACTATGCGCTCTTCCCGCATCTGAACATCCTCGACAATGTCGCCTACGGGCTGATGGTCAAGGGCATCTGCAAGGCGGAACGGGTGAAGGCAGCAGGCGACGCCCTCGAGCTCGTCAAGCTGCCGGGTTACGGCGCCCGCCGCCCCGGCCAGCTGTCCGGTGGCCAGCGCCAGCGCGTGGCCCTGGCCCGCGCGCTCGTCAACAAGCCGAAGGTGCTGCTGCTCGACGAGCCGCTCGGCGCCCTGGACTTGAAACT
Protein-coding sequences here:
- a CDS encoding SDR family NAD(P)-dependent oxidoreductase is translated as MKIAIITGGSRGIGQSAAQECSRRGMGVILTYNSHKPGADDVIAEIKAEGGQAVALALDVGDADSFPAFVTEVKRLLSTYWGRNTFDCLVNNAGFGMFNLMETVTTGQFDALMNVHLKGPFFLTQALLPLMVDGGVILNVTSASVRVATAGVAPYAALKSGLETLTRYQAKEFGDRRIRANAISPGPIRTILADAALDKNPEFAALLASQTALGRIGEAEDVGRVIAMLASDDGAWINAQTIEVAGGYMI
- a CDS encoding AraC family transcriptional regulator: MQTMLEEMRRLTAHAENRPTETGIPGILMVKGEIPEHKLGAVYEPMVNLILDGSKTLTIAGQDYYYDPASYFVISIDVPATGMVQQAGPDRPYIGVSLSLDPARVAALLLDLPPQSYQEGQTGGYSVCRMTPELLGAWLRMLQLMERPQDVPALAPAYEREILYRVLQGPQGWMLRDIAAPDSALSRIRLAIRWVREHYSEAVEVEKLAALTAMSVSAFHRHFKAVTAMSPIQFQKRIRLLQARQLLISQSGNASSVAYSVGYESASQFTREYARFFGQPPARDASLIRENIRPAA
- a CDS encoding LysR family transcriptional regulator, with protein sequence MAFTLRQVQYFVAVAEQGSVTRAAQNLSISQSSVTEALKELETDLGVELFERHPRGLTITHNGHQFLRHATKILASVSDARTSFSGQQSALSGTLNIGVTSLVAGYVLSDLLARYRRACPGIEVSAIEDNGGYLEHLLVGGELDVAVMVISNLRDRMALQAEILETSPYRLWLPMGHPLVSADIISVADIAREPLIMLTVDEIEENTGKLLSALGARPHVAFRTRSVEAVRSLVATGAGVALLPDLVYRPWSLEGDRIESRDVSGSLPVVQVGMVWRKGSSLPQAARDFVGIAESLRSGRIR
- a CDS encoding ABC transporter substrate-binding protein, whose translation is MTNLLKSCTAALACLSFATQGIAAEPLKALGKGEGAVSIVAWAGYIERGETDKNYDWVTDFEKETGCKVSVKTAATSDEMVSLMNEGGFDLVTASGDASLRLIAGKRVQPINTDLIPSFKTVDERLQNGPWYTVGGVHYGVPYLWGPNVLMYNTDAFKDKAPTSWNVVFEEQTLPDGKSNKGRVQAYDGAIYIADAAMYLMAHKPDLGIKDPYELNEDQYKAALDLLRGQRKLVSRYWHDAMIQIDDFKNEGVVASGSWPFQVNLLQADKQKIASTFPDEGVTGWADTTMLHADSEHPNCAYMWMEHSLKAKVQGDAAAWFGAVPSVPAACKGNELMGDAGCATNGFDHFDKIKFWKTPVAKCATQSECVPYHRWVSDYIGVIGGR
- a CDS encoding ABC transporter ATP-binding protein, with translation MTSAVRFQQVSRHFGQVRAVDGVDLEIAPGEFFAMLGPSGSGKTTCLRLIAGFEQPTSGHIQIFGETAEGVPPYRRNVNTVFQDYALFPHLNILDNVAYGLMVKGICKAERVKAAGDALELVKLPGYGARRPGQLSGGQRQRVALARALVNKPKVLLLDEPLGALDLKLREQMQEELKSLQRALGITFIFVTHDQGEALSMADRVAVFNDGNIVQEGTPQDIYRRPKNRFVADFVGSSNVIAPDLMASFGGERRWASLRPEAIRLAGDGVEAQVDNASFLGAATRLTVGLRGVRLHVMLPAGADVPVIGAGIRLAWQPGDIHYMDDAA